From a region of the Sesamum indicum cultivar Zhongzhi No. 13 linkage group LG3, S_indicum_v1.0, whole genome shotgun sequence genome:
- the LOC105157829 gene encoding MAR-binding filament-like protein 1-1 has product MLCGAKPLSVLVAFLFASGYLGSHESKRTVSTKQFLGLYLCCGGDDAGGVRFGCLGFGTDASDGEGGRDGCGDDENDEPGAEDQKQKTKGSSSRNPFCSLLNELGVFCSGVVAGLYASRNKGNVISDAIIESMNNKLKEKEAAIASLEKKFEMELLNEKDVQNKELAKANLERQSLVDRLNLARHEITRMGQALEKEKSLYRELTIQAHDLENSLKEAGNEKRELQEQLKKKIDSVAVSQERFNLLASEIKDKEADLRYASWAIAEKDREVDQLSIAYRQSLVQLTSLNAEIKQLKDVLLKNEKELQPRNETVLKLEAELTSSLAKIDEATKNLDAVQKEYDEFKSSMEKKSASDATLLGEKDETIHQLEEQLKLALKELNINKVLISDLTSEKDNLKESLNVELGNVENLYQDLKITQDALEKSRGEACDLAEELQQSRYLCLDLEAEIGNIHDQFTQATELLQQNSDEAKQRVTVLAEELRVATELLSESNEKLKITSQELAAAVQKCDSLEKELVDADEKAESAALVLKQEKLIISSLNKDLMALETQLSKDNEAQKSLEAGVEEATKSLDEMNKHALVISEELELANNQILSLEDEKAELYRSLIQLKRAHQVALENLEDAHNLIVRLGNERESLQKRGEKLEEVLASAKGEILQLRSQINDENQKPVDVADKGDHPTRKVTRRRKANPQQKDP; this is encoded by the exons ATGCTTTGTGGGGCAAAACCCCTTTCCGTTCTGGTTGCATTCTTGTTTGCTTCTGGGTATCTTGGATCACACGAGTCAAAGAGAACCGTCTCAACTAAGCAATTTCTTGGCCTGTACCTGTGTTGTGGAGGAGATGATGCCGGAGGTGTTCGATTTGGTTGTTTAGGCTTTGGCACTGATGCCAGCGATGGTGAGGGAGGCAGAGATGGTTGTGGGGACGATG aaaatgatGAACCCGGGGCTGAAGAccagaaacagaaaacaaag GGAAGTTCATCTCGGAACCCCTTTTGTTCACTTCTCAATGAACTTGGGGTTTTTTGTTCGGGAGTGGTTGCCGGTCTATATGCTTCAAGAAACAAAGGAAATGTCATTTCGGATGCAATTATAGAATCT ATGAATAATAAACTCAAGGAAAAGGAGGCTGCTATTGCTTCTCTGGAGAAAAAGTTTGAGATGGAGCTATTGAATGAGAAGGACGTCCAAAACAAGGAACTTGCAAAAGCTAATTTGGAGCGGCAGTCTTTAGTTGATCGATTGAATCTTGCACGTCATGAGATAACAAGGATGGGACAGGCActggagaaagagaaaagttTGTATAGAGAGCTAACTATCCAAGCTCATGATCTTGAAAACAGCCTCAAAGAGGCTGGGAATGAGAAAAGGGAGCTCCAAGAACAGTTGAAAAAGAAGATAGATTCTGTAGCAGTCTCTCAAGAAAGGTTTAACTTGCTTGCTTCAGAAATCAAGGATAAAGAGGCTGATCTTCGGTACGCTAGTTGGGCGATTGCTGAGAAAGATAGAGAGGTCGACCAACTGAGCATTGCATATCGGCAATCCCTGGTTCAGCTAACTAGTTTGAATGCAGAGATAAAACAATTGAAAGATGTACtcctgaaaaatgaaaaggagcTGCAACCGCGGAACGAAACGGTCCTTAAACTGGAAGCCGAGTTAACTTCTTCTCTTGCCAAGATAGATGAAGCCACCAAGAATCTTGATGCCGTACAGAAGGAATATGACGAGTTCAAGTCCTCCATGGAAAAGAAGTCCGCTTCAGATGCGACACTTTTGGGAGAAAAAGACGAAACAATTCACCAGCTTGAGGAACAGCTTAAGCTTGCACTCAAGGAACTGAACATTAACAAAGTGTTGATTTCTGATTTGACCTCGGAGAAAGACAATTTAAAAGAATCGCTGAATGTAGAATTGGGAAATGTTGAAAATCTATATCAGGACCTTAAGATCACGCAGGATGCTTTGGAGAAATCAAGAGGTGAAGCCTGTGATCTGGCAGAAGAACTGCAGCAGTCAAGATACTTGTGCTTGGACCTTGAAGCAGAGATCGGAAACATTCATGACCAGTTTACACAAGCTACAGAATTGTTACAGCAGAATAGTGATGAAGCCAAACAAAGGGTGACAGTCTTGGCTGAAGAACTAAGGGTGGCAACAGAGCTCCTGAGTGAATCAAATGAAAAGCTGAAAATTACGTCCCAAGAACTGGCTGCAGCAGTGCAAAAATGTGATAGCTTAGAAAAAGAACTTGTCGACGCCGATGAGAAAGCAGAAAGTGCTGCCCTTGTGCTGAAACAAGAGAAGCTTATTATATCTTCTTTGAACAAAGACTTAATGGCCCTGGAGACTCAGCTTTCCAAGGACAATGAAGCACAAAAAAGTCTTGAAGCAGGTGTAGAAGAGGCTACTAAATCACTTGATGAGATGAATAAACATGCACTGGTCATTTCCGAAGAGTTAGAGCTTGCTAATAATCAGATTTTAAGCCTGGAAGATGAGAAAGCTGAACTCTACAGGTCCCTTATTCAGCTAAAAAGAGCACATCAGGTAGCGCTGGAGAACTTAGAAGACGCCCACAACCTTATAG